From the genome of Terriglobales bacterium:
GCCTGAGGTCTGCGGCGAGGCCTGCCTCTACGTCCAGCCCGACGATCCCGCCGCCATCGCCGCCGCCATGCAGAAGCTGCTGCGCGAACCCGCGCTGCGCGCCGACCTGGCGCGCAAAGGTAGCGCCCAGGCTCGCAGGTTCTCCTGGAAACAGACCGCCGCCCGCATGGTGGAGCTCTTCCAGCATTCCAGCGGGTGAACCAGCGGAGGAGCGGCGCTCAGGAGGTCCTGCCGGCCGCCGCGGTCACCTTGCGGTAGATGTCCAGGTAGGAGTCCACCGAGCGCTCGATGGAAAATTCCTGGGCGCGCTCGAGGGAGGCAAGCGCCAGCTTCTGCCGCAGCTCGTCCGAACACAGAACCGCGTTGACGTGGCGGGCGAGCGCGCCGGCGTCGCCCTGGGGAAAGAGCAGCCCGGCGCTGCCCACCACTTCGCTGAGGCCGGGGACGTCGCTGGCGACCACGGGCAGGCCCGCGGCCATGGCCTCGACCGCGGCGATGCCGAAGCCCTCGTGGTGGGAGGAGTGGACGTAGAGGTCGGCGAGCTTGAGCAGGCGGTCCACGTCGGGGCGGCGGCCCAGGAAGTGCACGCGCTCCGCGATGCCCAGCGAGCGCGCCAGGTCCTCCAGGGCGGGCCGGCGCTCGCCGTCGCCCACCAGCAGCAGGCGCGCGCGCGGCACCTGAGCCAGCGCCCGCAGCACCGTCTCGTGGTCCTTCTCGTACTGCATGCGGGCGACGAAGATGAGGACGGGAGAGCCGTCGTCGGGGAGGACTTCGCCGCGGGGCGGCGCCTGCGCCTGCTGGAAGCGCTCCAGAGGCACGCCGT
Proteins encoded in this window:
- a CDS encoding glycosyltransferase; the protein is WLAMAAARCGKPVPIVTTEQSTVSRRRKWWYRPVDRWTYRRYSAIACNSRGSADALLRWLPEVADRVSVVFNGVPLERFQQAQAPPRGEVLPDDGSPVLIFVARMQYEKDHETVLRALAQVPRARLLLVGDGERRPALEDLARSLGIAERVHFLGRRPDVDRLLKLADLYVHSSHHEGFGIAAVEAMAAGLPVVASDVPGLSEVVGSAGLLFPQGDAGALARHVNAVLCSDELRQKLALASLERAQEFSIERSVDSYLDIYRKVTAAAGRTS